In Gordonia phthalatica, one genomic interval encodes:
- a CDS encoding prolyl oligopeptidase family serine peptidase, with the protein MTNEDPYLWLEDVTGDDALAWVREHNQPTVDELTTSDRFAELEAAALEILDTDERIPYVRRRGDFLYNFWRDAAHPKGLWRRTTLDSYRTDTPEWDVLIDVDALAEAEGENWVWAGATMNRPAYDRALISLSRGGADAAVVREYDVPTRSWVDGGFALPEAKSQVGWIDRDTVYVGTDFAQTPDGLPAITSSGYPRTVRRWSRGTDVADAPTVFAGEVSDVAVGAVCTHTPGHVRHFVSRSTDFYNALDYELRPGADDTDDELIRIDVPTDAHYDVRLDWLTVLTRSPWTVDGTEYPAGTLLVFDYPAYLTGDRTHTVLFTPDAHTSLQDHAYTKSHLVLVTLHDVATRIEVLTLGTWEPVELDGLPELATLGVLDADPDDSDEIWLSASSFTQAPSLLQGTTTGGVAVIKATPAAYDSSDVSTQQFFATSDDGTQIPYFVIKRDDVASGPALQYGYGGFENAMTPSYLGIAGRNWIARGGVYVMTNIRGGGEYGPEWHTQAQKAGRHLVYEDFAAVARDLVARGLTTTPQLAAQGGSNGGLLMGVMATSYPELFGALVCSVPLLDMRRYHLLLAGASWMAEYGDPDDPAEWEFISQYSPYQRLRAGLPMPAFLMTTSTRDDRVHPGHARKFVARMEELGYPVRYYENIEGGHGGAADNRQAAFKSALSYEFLWRTIGSVDPN; encoded by the coding sequence GTGACCAACGAAGATCCGTACCTCTGGCTCGAAGATGTGACCGGCGACGACGCCCTGGCCTGGGTGCGGGAGCACAATCAGCCGACCGTCGACGAGCTCACGACCTCCGACCGCTTCGCCGAGCTCGAGGCCGCTGCGCTGGAGATCCTCGACACCGACGAGCGGATCCCGTATGTCCGGCGACGCGGCGACTTCCTCTACAACTTCTGGCGCGACGCCGCCCACCCGAAGGGCCTGTGGCGGCGCACGACGCTCGACAGCTATCGCACCGACACGCCCGAGTGGGACGTCCTGATCGACGTCGACGCCCTCGCGGAGGCCGAGGGAGAGAACTGGGTGTGGGCGGGTGCCACCATGAATCGGCCCGCCTACGACCGCGCGCTGATCTCCCTCTCGCGCGGCGGTGCGGACGCCGCGGTGGTCCGCGAGTACGACGTCCCCACCCGCAGCTGGGTGGACGGCGGTTTCGCGCTGCCGGAGGCGAAGTCGCAGGTCGGCTGGATCGACCGCGACACCGTCTACGTCGGAACAGATTTCGCGCAGACGCCGGACGGCCTGCCCGCGATCACCTCGTCGGGCTACCCGCGCACGGTGCGCCGCTGGTCGCGCGGCACCGACGTCGCCGACGCCCCCACGGTCTTCGCCGGCGAGGTCTCCGACGTCGCGGTCGGCGCGGTGTGCACCCACACGCCCGGCCACGTGCGGCACTTCGTGTCCCGCTCCACCGACTTCTACAACGCCCTCGACTACGAACTCCGCCCCGGCGCCGACGACACCGACGACGAACTGATCCGCATCGACGTCCCGACCGACGCCCACTACGACGTCCGCCTCGACTGGCTGACAGTGCTGACCCGATCGCCGTGGACGGTCGACGGCACCGAGTACCCGGCCGGAACGCTCCTGGTCTTCGACTACCCCGCCTATCTGACCGGCGACCGCACGCACACCGTCCTGTTCACCCCTGATGCGCACACCAGCCTGCAGGATCACGCGTACACGAAGTCGCACCTCGTGCTCGTCACCCTGCACGACGTCGCGACCCGCATCGAGGTCCTCACCCTCGGTACCTGGGAGCCCGTCGAGCTCGACGGCCTGCCGGAGCTCGCCACGCTCGGCGTGCTCGACGCCGATCCGGACGACAGTGACGAGATCTGGCTGTCGGCGAGCAGTTTCACGCAGGCGCCCAGCCTGCTGCAGGGCACGACCACCGGTGGCGTCGCGGTGATCAAGGCGACGCCCGCCGCCTACGACTCGTCGGACGTCTCCACACAGCAGTTCTTCGCGACGTCCGACGACGGCACGCAGATCCCCTACTTCGTCATCAAGCGCGACGACGTCGCATCCGGCCCCGCACTGCAGTACGGGTACGGCGGTTTCGAGAACGCGATGACGCCCAGCTACCTCGGCATCGCGGGCCGCAACTGGATCGCCCGCGGCGGCGTGTACGTGATGACGAACATCCGCGGCGGCGGCGAGTACGGACCGGAGTGGCACACGCAGGCGCAGAAGGCCGGCCGCCACCTGGTCTACGAGGACTTCGCCGCCGTGGCACGTGATCTGGTGGCGCGCGGTCTCACGACCACCCCGCAGCTGGCGGCTCAGGGCGGCTCCAACGGGGGCCTGCTGATGGGTGTGATGGCCACCAGCTACCCGGAACTGTTCGGCGCACTGGTGTGCTCGGTCCCGCTCCTGGACATGCGGCGCTATCACCTGCTGCTGGCCGGCGCGTCGTGGATGGCCGAGTACGGCGACCCCGACGATCCGGCGGAGTGGGAGTTCATCTCGCAGTACTCGCCCTATCAACGACTGCGCGCCGGCCTCCCGATGCCCGCGTTCCTGATGACGACCTCCACTCGCGACGACCGCGTGCATCCCGGCCACGCCCGCAAGTTCGTCGCCCGGATGGAGGAGCTCGGCTATCCGGTCCGCTACTACGAGAACATCGAGGGCGGGCACGGCGGCGCCGCCGACAACCG
- a CDS encoding MFS transporter, with translation MTDSSVTSAAPSPSTLRKAIAASAIGNATEWYDYGVYAATTTYLTQAFFPGHLGTIGTMLGFAVSFLLRPLGGFVWGPIGDRLGRKHVLALTILLISLATALIGVLPTHATIGVWAPILLIVLRVVQGFSTGGEYGGAATFMAEYAPAEKRGKYGSFLEFGTMAGFASGTALVLVMNLGLSEAQMMDWGWRIPFLIALPLGLAGLYLRSQLDDPPLFTDVEQKVADPGGVTGQLRQTLVHYWKPILIMFGMVVALNVANYTLLAYQPEYLKSTIGLSENQASVVVLIGQVAMMLMIPFFGAWSDRTGRKPMWRLSLIGLFVFALPMYWLMGQNLAGAIVGFVVLGLLYIPQLATISATFPAMFPTHVRYAGFAISYNLSTAAFGGTAPLVNDAVVEHTGWSLFPAVYMMGACVIGGIALNFLRETAGVSIAGTTTPGARPDEEDVDTVSPVEA, from the coding sequence ATGACTGACTCATCCGTCACTTCGGCCGCACCGTCGCCCAGCACCCTGCGCAAAGCCATCGCAGCGTCCGCGATCGGCAACGCCACCGAGTGGTACGACTACGGCGTCTACGCCGCCACCACCACCTATCTCACCCAAGCCTTCTTCCCCGGCCACCTCGGCACCATCGGCACCATGCTCGGTTTCGCCGTCTCCTTCCTCCTCCGCCCGCTCGGCGGCTTCGTGTGGGGTCCGATCGGCGACCGCCTGGGCCGCAAGCACGTCCTCGCGCTGACGATCCTGCTGATCTCGCTCGCGACCGCCCTGATCGGCGTCCTGCCGACGCACGCGACGATCGGCGTCTGGGCTCCGATCCTGCTGATCGTTCTGCGCGTGGTGCAGGGCTTCTCCACCGGCGGCGAGTACGGCGGCGCCGCCACCTTCATGGCCGAGTACGCGCCCGCCGAGAAGCGCGGCAAGTACGGCAGCTTCCTGGAGTTCGGCACCATGGCGGGCTTCGCCTCCGGCACCGCGCTCGTCCTGGTGATGAACCTGGGGCTGTCCGAGGCGCAGATGATGGACTGGGGCTGGCGCATCCCGTTCCTCATCGCGTTGCCGCTCGGCCTCGCCGGCCTGTACCTCCGGTCGCAGCTCGACGATCCGCCGCTGTTCACCGACGTCGAACAGAAGGTCGCCGACCCCGGCGGCGTCACCGGCCAGCTCCGGCAGACCCTCGTCCACTACTGGAAGCCGATCCTCATCATGTTCGGCATGGTGGTGGCGCTCAACGTCGCCAACTACACCCTGCTGGCCTACCAGCCCGAGTACCTCAAGAGCACCATCGGACTGTCCGAGAATCAGGCATCGGTCGTCGTCCTGATCGGGCAGGTCGCGATGATGCTGATGATCCCGTTCTTCGGCGCCTGGTCCGACCGGACCGGCCGCAAACCGATGTGGCGACTCTCGTTGATCGGCCTGTTCGTCTTCGCCCTCCCGATGTACTGGCTGATGGGCCAGAATCTGGCCGGCGCGATCGTCGGCTTCGTGGTCCTCGGGCTGCTGTACATTCCGCAGCTGGCTACCATCTCCGCGACCTTCCCCGCCATGTTCCCGACCCACGTGCGGTATGCGGGCTTCGCGATCTCGTACAACCTGTCGACCGCCGCTTTCGGCGGCACCGCACCGCTGGTGAACGACGCGGTGGTCGAGCACACCGGATGGTCGCTGTTCCCGGCCGTCTACATGATGGGCGCGTGCGTGATCGGCGGCATCGCCCTCAACTTCCTCCGCGAGACGGCCGGCGTCTCGATCGCGGGCACCACCACGCCCGGCGCCCGTCCGGACGAGGAGGACGTGGACACCGTGTCCCCCGTCGAGGCCTGA